The [Eubacterium] siraeum genome contains a region encoding:
- a CDS encoding ABC transporter ATP-binding protein has protein sequence MEEVIKVSDLTRKYKDFSLGPVDLSFPKGFATALIGANGAGKTTLMDIICGITAKTDGTVTYFGETDNADKGNVKERIGYCASQAMFPANWKVRDIALSMSLAFDKFSKDRFYSLLGELGVTDEKNSKKPLSSMSDGMKMRVFLASAFARDTDLLVLDEPGSSLDPLMRDRLCDRFRDYIDSGNGERSIIFSTHNIADMENAADYVIFMDNGKVVEQGFTEDLKDKYIALSAEPESLDKISPLLLCSSHSSSTATGLALAENKQKLEALGAVTERPTLSQLSIDLMKIAEEKRLALKKEA, from the coding sequence ATGGAAGAGGTAATCAAGGTAAGTGATCTTACCAGAAAATATAAAGATTTTTCGCTGGGTCCTGTTGACCTTTCATTCCCGAAAGGCTTCGCAACGGCGCTTATCGGTGCTAACGGCGCAGGAAAAACAACGCTTATGGATATAATCTGCGGCATCACCGCAAAGACAGACGGCACAGTAACATATTTCGGAGAAACCGACAATGCCGACAAGGGTAATGTAAAGGAGCGCATCGGCTACTGTGCATCACAGGCAATGTTCCCGGCTAACTGGAAGGTGAGGGATATTGCACTTTCCATGAGCCTTGCGTTTGATAAATTCAGCAAGGACAGATTTTATTCACTTCTCGGTGAGCTTGGCGTTACCGATGAGAAAAACAGTAAAAAGCCTTTATCAAGTATGTCGGACGGTATGAAGATGAGAGTGTTCTTAGCGTCGGCTTTTGCAAGAGATACCGATTTACTGGTGCTTGACGAGCCGGGCTCATCGCTCGACCCGCTTATGCGTGACAGGCTGTGCGACCGCTTCCGTGACTATATAGACAGCGGTAACGGCGAAAGGAGTATAATCTTCTCAACCCACAACATCGCCGATATGGAAAATGCCGCAGACTATGTAATATTTATGGATAACGGCAAGGTAGTCGAACAGGGCTTCACAGAGGACTTAAAGGACAAGTATATTGCCCTCAGTGCCGAGCCTGAAAGCCTTGACAAAATATCGCCGCTTCTGCTCTGCTCCTCTCATTCATCGTCTACAGCAACAGGTCTTGCCTTAGCCGAAAACAAGCAGAAGCTCGAAGCACTGGGTGCTGTTACAGAACGTCCTACATTAAGCCAACTCAGCATTGACCTTATGAAGATTGCGGAAGAAAAACGCCTTGCTCTTAAAAAGGAGGCATAA
- a CDS encoding GntR family transcriptional regulator, which translates to MKILLNSDIPIYKQISADFKERIMNGTISAGEYLPSIRGLAKELKISVITTMKAYEELCSEGLVSAVQGKGYIVNAQDTGMIKEQYMRLLEQHLQDALDCARLAGLSVDEVCEVLKTLGSIE; encoded by the coding sequence ATGAAAATTCTTCTTAATTCCGATATTCCGATATACAAGCAGATTTCAGCCGACTTCAAGGAACGTATTATGAACGGCACGATTTCTGCCGGGGAATATCTTCCCTCGATAAGAGGACTTGCAAAAGAGCTTAAAATCAGCGTAATAACCACTATGAAAGCATATGAGGAGCTTTGCTCGGAGGGGCTTGTCAGTGCCGTTCAGGGCAAGGGCTATATAGTCAACGCTCAGGACACGGGTATGATAAAGGAGCAGTATATGCGCCTTCTCGAACAGCATCTGCAGGACGCACTCGACTGTGCAAGGCTTGCGGGGCTGTCCGTTGACGAGGTATGCGAGGTGCTGAAAACACTCGGCAGTATTGAATGA
- a CDS encoding aspartyl/glutamyl-tRNA amidotransferase subunit C — protein MDIKTIDHLCNLSKLNYTDEGKEKVMGEMSAIIELMDTVKEFDVVYDDTKDNNSISYDEVRKDVAKPSFPTEKLLSNTQPSGNCYVVPKMVD, from the coding sequence ATGGATATAAAGACCATTGACCATCTGTGTAATCTGAGTAAACTCAATTATACCGATGAGGGTAAAGAAAAGGTAATGGGCGAAATGAGCGCAATAATCGAGCTTATGGACACTGTAAAGGAATTTGACGTAGTTTACGATGATACCAAGGATAATAACAGTATAAGCTATGACGAGGTAAGAAAAGACGTTGCAAAGCCCTCATTCCCCACAGAGAAGCTGCTCAGCAACACACAGCCCAGCGGAAACTGCTATGTAGTTCCGAAGATGGTAGACTGA
- the gatA gene encoding Asp-tRNA(Asn)/Glu-tRNA(Gln) amidotransferase subunit GatA, translating into MELKKQTLGSLREMLDTKQISAAELCKEYSDSIKAKDSDVLGYITVTEDEALKNAEKAQEIIDKGEAKALTGIPLAIKDNICTDGIRTTCASKMLENFVPPYDANVIEKLKAENYVLLGKTSMDEFAMGGSTQTSAFAKTRNPFDLSRVPGGSSGGSAAVVSAGLAPAALGSDTGGSIRQPASFCGVTGLKPTYGRVSRYGLVAFASSLDQIGPIANNAVDCGTILNVICGKDSRDATSANKPAEDFNAKVGKDIKGMKIALPKEFFADSTDDEVKNAVLAAAKKYEEMGATLVDCSMKSLKYAVSAYYLVASAEAASNLSRFDGIKYGLRGEGRTFDEMIRDSRTRGFGDEVKRRILLGNYALSSGYYDAYYLKALALKQQIIKEYNEIFENADVILTPTAPTVAYKIGEQETDPVKMYLADICTVTVNIASLPAISVPCGYNADGMPIGMSLVGRKWDEATLIQTADAFEKTFERRYSEV; encoded by the coding sequence ATGGAGCTTAAAAAACAGACGCTCGGCTCTCTGCGTGAAATGCTCGATACAAAGCAGATAAGCGCCGCAGAGCTTTGCAAGGAATATTCAGACAGCATAAAGGCTAAAGATTCCGATGTACTCGGATATATCACAGTGACCGAAGACGAGGCACTGAAAAATGCGGAAAAGGCACAGGAGATTATAGACAAGGGCGAGGCAAAGGCACTCACCGGTATACCTCTTGCAATAAAGGATAACATCTGCACGGACGGGATAAGAACGACCTGTGCGTCAAAGATGCTCGAAAACTTTGTTCCGCCTTATGACGCAAACGTAATAGAAAAGCTGAAGGCCGAGAATTATGTGCTTCTCGGAAAAACAAGTATGGACGAATTTGCAATGGGCGGCTCTACACAGACAAGCGCATTCGCAAAGACAAGAAACCCCTTCGACTTATCCCGTGTACCCGGCGGTTCAAGCGGCGGCTCTGCGGCTGTAGTATCTGCAGGACTTGCACCTGCGGCACTCGGAAGCGACACAGGCGGCTCTATAAGACAGCCTGCTTCATTCTGCGGCGTTACAGGCCTTAAGCCAACCTACGGCAGAGTATCACGCTACGGTCTGGTGGCATTCGCAAGCTCGCTTGACCAGATAGGCCCTATCGCAAACAATGCGGTTGACTGCGGTACTATACTGAATGTTATCTGCGGTAAGGACAGCCGTGATGCAACAAGCGCAAACAAGCCCGCCGAGGACTTCAACGCCAAGGTCGGCAAGGATATAAAGGGAATGAAGATAGCGCTCCCCAAAGAATTCTTCGCAGACAGCACAGACGATGAAGTGAAGAACGCAGTCCTTGCGGCGGCAAAGAAATATGAAGAAATGGGCGCAACGCTCGTTGACTGCTCGATGAAGAGCCTTAAGTACGCTGTATCGGCTTACTACCTTGTGGCAAGTGCCGAGGCGGCATCCAACCTTTCACGCTTTGACGGCATCAAGTATGGACTTCGGGGCGAGGGCAGAACCTTTGACGAAATGATTCGTGACAGCCGTACAAGAGGCTTCGGTGATGAGGTAAAGCGCCGTATACTTCTCGGTAACTACGCACTTTCAAGCGGTTACTATGACGCATATTATTTAAAGGCGCTGGCATTAAAACAGCAGATTATAAAGGAATATAACGAGATATTCGAGAATGCGGACGTTATTCTGACACCTACCGCTCCTACTGTAGCATATAAGATAGGTGAGCAGGAAACCGACCCTGTAAAGATGTATCTTGCAGATATATGCACCGTAACGGTAAACATCGCATCGCTCCCGGCAATCTCCGTACCCTGCGGATATAACGCAGACGGTATGCCCATAGGAATGTCGCTTGTCGGCAGAAAGTGGGACGAGGCTACGCTGATACAGACGGCAGACGCCTTTGAAAAGACGTTTGAAAGACGTTACAGCGAGGTTTAA
- the gatB gene encoding Asp-tRNA(Asn)/Glu-tRNA(Gln) amidotransferase subunit GatB, with translation MKLYPTIGLEIHAELLTNSKVFCTCSAEFGGEPNSRCCPVCSGLPGTLPVLNSKAVEYIIKAGYIMNCEISRFTKWDRKNYFYPDLPKAYQISQMPRPVCLGGHVDVTVDGEQKTMRINRIHLEEDAGKLVHDDIERVSLADYNRCGIPLIEIVTEPDFHSAAEVIAFFEKIRLMLQYAGVCDGKLEQGSMRCDVNISLAEKDSDKLGTRTEVKNLNSTKAIQRAIEYEIYRQTELIENGERVVQETLHFNDATGETSSLRSKEDAHDYRYFPDPDIPPIIFTEEELAAIKADIPEMPEQRVARYTGEYGISAADAKVLTDSKRVSDLFENALKAYNNPKPIGTFIVVELMRRINLGELDLDNMKFTAEDLAKLIELAENGKISKDNRKIILREMLETGKKPETIAEEQQLWIKEDNALLEKTINGIMEANPKAVEQYRSGETKVFGFLMGQCNKALKGAASPASIKAMLEEKLKG, from the coding sequence ATGAAATTATATCCTACCATAGGACTTGAAATACACGCAGAGCTTCTCACAAACTCAAAGGTGTTCTGCACCTGCTCGGCTGAGTTCGGCGGCGAGCCTAACTCAAGATGCTGTCCTGTCTGCTCCGGACTTCCCGGAACGCTCCCCGTGCTCAACTCAAAGGCTGTTGAGTACATTATAAAAGCAGGCTACATCATGAACTGCGAAATATCACGCTTTACAAAGTGGGACAGAAAGAATTATTTCTACCCCGACCTGCCCAAAGCATATCAGATTTCGCAGATGCCCCGCCCTGTGTGTCTGGGCGGTCACGTTGACGTAACGGTTGACGGCGAGCAGAAGACGATGAGAATAAACCGTATACATCTTGAAGAGGACGCAGGAAAGCTGGTTCACGACGACATCGAGCGTGTCAGCCTTGCCGACTATAACCGTTGCGGAATTCCGCTTATCGAGATAGTTACCGAGCCTGATTTCCATTCAGCCGCCGAGGTCATAGCGTTCTTTGAGAAGATAAGACTTATGCTCCAGTACGCAGGCGTATGCGACGGTAAGCTTGAACAGGGCTCAATGAGATGCGACGTTAATATTTCGCTTGCCGAAAAGGATTCAGACAAGCTCGGAACAAGAACAGAGGTAAAGAACCTTAACTCCACAAAGGCTATACAAAGAGCCATCGAATACGAGATATACCGCCAGACAGAGCTTATCGAGAACGGTGAAAGAGTAGTACAGGAAACGCTTCACTTTAATGACGCTACGGGCGAAACAAGCTCGCTTCGTTCCAAGGAGGACGCTCACGATTACCGTTATTTCCCCGACCCCGATATACCGCCGATAATCTTCACGGAAGAAGAGCTTGCGGCTATCAAGGCTGACATTCCCGAAATGCCCGAGCAGAGAGTGGCACGTTACACAGGCGAATACGGCATTTCTGCGGCTGACGCAAAGGTGCTGACAGATTCAAAGCGTGTCAGCGACCTGTTTGAAAATGCGCTGAAGGCATATAATAACCCCAAGCCTATAGGCACGTTCATAGTGGTTGAGCTTATGAGAAGAATAAATCTCGGTGAGCTTGATCTTGATAATATGAAATTTACCGCAGAGGATTTAGCAAAGCTGATAGAGCTTGCCGAAAACGGCAAAATATCAAAGGATAACCGTAAGATTATCCTTCGTGAAATGCTCGAAACAGGCAAGAAGCCCGAAACTATCGCTGAAGAACAGCAGCTGTGGATAAAGGAAGACAACGCACTGCTTGAAAAGACGATAAACGGCATAATGGAGGCTAATCCTAAGGCTGTCGAGCAGTACAGAAGCGGTGAAACAAAGGTGTTCGGCTTCCTTATGGGACAGTGCAACAAGGCACTCAAGGGAGCGGCTTCACCCGCAAGTATAAAGGCAATGCTTGAAGAAAAGCTCAAGGGCTGA
- the aspS gene encoding aspartate--tRNA ligase, which translates to MFLENKYRTHTCEMLSENDIGKTVRVAGWVENIRDHGGIKFIDLRDHYGYVQITFQKNEGLLEGVNKECAVTIGGTVIKRAEGTYNDKISTGTIEIVAESLEVLGKVTVEQLPFEVPTSTETKEDIRLKYRYLDLRNKRMHNNIVLRSQVISFLRSKMTEMGFLEIQTPILSTSSPEGARDYLIPSRKHHGKFYALPQAPQIFKQLLMVSGFDKYFQIAPCFRDEDARADRSPGEFYQLDFEMAFATQEDVFANAEEVLSAVFEKFGGKPVSPAPFKRIPYAESMLKYGTDKPDLRNPLIITELSDLFVDSDFKPFANKCVRGIRVPGMASQSKGFFEKMEAFAKEIGMKGLGYVKVDESFKYLGPIDKFLNDEQREELKNRCALEVGDVLYFIADNKKMAPKFAGQIRTEVAKRMDMIDYDRYEMCFIVDFPMYEEDEETGKTIFTHNPFSMPQGGLEALKTKNPLDILAYQYDIVCNGVELSSGAVRNHDLEIMIKAFEIAGYTEQDVAEKFGALYNAFQYGAPPHAGMAPGVDRMIMLLTGDESIREVIAFPMNSNAQDLLLGAPTEVTEQQLREVHIKVRQKPTV; encoded by the coding sequence ATGTTTTTAGAGAACAAGTACCGCACTCACACCTGTGAAATGCTGAGCGAAAACGACATCGGCAAGACCGTTCGTGTTGCAGGCTGGGTAGAGAACATCCGTGACCACGGAGGAATCAAGTTTATAGATCTGCGTGACCATTACGGCTATGTGCAGATTACATTCCAGAAGAACGAGGGTCTTCTTGAGGGCGTAAACAAGGAGTGTGCCGTTACAATAGGCGGTACGGTAATAAAGAGAGCAGAGGGTACTTACAACGATAAGATTTCCACAGGTACTATCGAGATAGTAGCCGAAAGTCTTGAGGTACTGGGCAAGGTAACTGTTGAACAGCTCCCGTTTGAAGTTCCCACCTCGACAGAAACAAAGGAAGATATACGCTTAAAGTACCGTTATCTCGATTTGCGTAACAAGAGAATGCACAACAACATCGTACTGCGTTCACAGGTCATCTCATTCTTACGCAGTAAGATGACCGAGATGGGATTCCTTGAAATACAGACCCCCATCCTTTCAACAAGCTCACCCGAGGGAGCAAGAGATTACCTTATCCCCAGCCGTAAGCACCACGGAAAGTTCTACGCTCTGCCGCAGGCACCGCAGATATTCAAGCAGCTGCTTATGGTGTCCGGCTTTGATAAGTATTTCCAGATAGCGCCCTGTTTCCGTGACGAAGACGCAAGAGCGGACCGTTCACCCGGCGAATTCTATCAGCTTGACTTTGAAATGGCATTTGCAACACAGGAAGACGTTTTTGCAAACGCAGAAGAGGTTTTATCCGCTGTATTTGAAAAGTTCGGCGGTAAGCCCGTATCTCCCGCACCCTTCAAGCGTATCCCCTACGCCGAGTCAATGCTGAAGTACGGTACAGACAAGCCCGACCTGCGTAACCCTCTTATTATAACAGAGCTGTCCGACTTATTCGTTGACAGCGACTTCAAGCCTTTCGCAAATAAGTGCGTAAGAGGTATCAGAGTTCCCGGTATGGCAAGTCAGTCAAAGGGCTTCTTTGAGAAGATGGAAGCATTCGCTAAGGAAATCGGCATGAAGGGTCTCGGATATGTCAAGGTAGATGAGAGCTTCAAGTATCTCGGTCCTATCGACAAGTTCCTGAATGACGAGCAGAGAGAAGAGCTTAAGAACAGATGCGCTCTTGAAGTGGGCGATGTTCTTTACTTCATAGCCGACAACAAGAAGATGGCGCCCAAGTTTGCAGGTCAGATCCGTACAGAAGTCGCAAAGCGTATGGATATGATTGATTATGACAGATATGAAATGTGCTTTATCGTTGACTTCCCGATGTACGAGGAGGACGAGGAAACAGGCAAGACTATATTCACTCACAACCCCTTCTCAATGCCGCAGGGCGGTCTTGAAGCGCTTAAGACAAAAAATCCGCTTGACATACTTGCATACCAGTACGATATTGTCTGCAACGGCGTTGAGCTTTCAAGCGGCGCTGTAAGAAACCACGACCTTGAGATAATGATAAAGGCTTTCGAGATTGCCGGCTACACAGAGCAGGACGTTGCCGAAAAGTTCGGCGCGCTCTATAATGCGTTCCAGTACGGTGCTCCGCCCCACGCAGGTATGGCGCCCGGTGTTGACCGTATGATAATGCTCCTCACAGGCGACGAGAGCATAAGAGAGGTTATCGCATTCCCGATGAACTCTAACGCACAGGATCTCCTGCTCGGCGCACCCACAGAGGTAACCGAACAGCAGCTGCGTGAAGTACACATAAAGGTACGCCAGAAACCCACCGTCTAA
- a CDS encoding DUF1858 domain-containing protein produces the protein MTITKDSIIGDILDAYGEVTAPFFLEMGMHCLGCPASRGETVAQACDVHGVDADELVKKLNEAVGN, from the coding sequence ATGACTATCACAAAGGATTCAATAATCGGCGATATTTTAGACGCATACGGAGAGGTAACAGCCCCCTTCTTTCTTGAAATGGGTATGCACTGCTTAGGCTGCCCTGCGTCAAGAGGCGAAACTGTTGCACAGGCGTGCGACGTTCACGGCGTTGATGCGGACGAACTGGTTAAGAAGCTGAACGAGGCTGTCGGCAACTGA
- a CDS encoding class I SAM-dependent methyltransferase: MHEPILSPRLAAAAGMVRKGGEICDVGTDHALLPCRLYLDGERKLTAADINEGPLLSAKQTVMHYIGKEDAVRLVLSDGLEKIDYADDVIIAGMGGELIARIVLGCRFLSRDTHFILQPMTKAEILRKELYKNGFYIEKELTARENDRNYVIMSVYYDGESREITDAFAYSGKVTDKEYLSLVCRKLRHAGECCSSSDTAKSEKLCNTAQEIENIITTL; this comes from the coding sequence ATGCACGAGCCGATACTCTCGCCAAGACTTGCGGCGGCGGCAGGAATGGTGCGTAAAGGCGGAGAGATCTGCGATGTCGGTACGGATCACGCCCTGCTCCCCTGCAGGCTCTATCTTGACGGTGAAAGAAAGCTCACGGCGGCGGATATAAACGAAGGCCCTTTGCTTTCGGCAAAACAGACGGTAATGCACTACATAGGAAAAGAAGATGCTGTGCGTCTTGTGTTGTCGGACGGACTTGAAAAAATAGATTATGCCGACGATGTGATAATCGCAGGTATGGGCGGCGAGCTTATAGCAAGGATAGTTCTCGGTTGCCGTTTCTTAAGCCGTGATACACATTTTATCCTCCAGCCTATGACTAAGGCTGAGATATTAAGAAAAGAACTGTACAAAAACGGCTTTTATATAGAAAAAGAACTTACCGCAAGGGAAAACGACAGAAATTACGTTATTATGTCGGTGTACTATGACGGCGAGAGCCGTGAGATAACCGACGCTTTTGCATATTCCGGAAAGGTAACGGACAAGGAGTATCTGAGCTTGGTGTGCCGTAAGCTAAGACATGCAGGAGAATGCTGCTCATCGTCCGATACGGCAAAAAGCGAGAAGCTGTGCAATACAGCACAGGAAATAGAAAATATAATAACAACATTATGA
- a CDS encoding Nif3-like dinuclear metal center hexameric protein, with protein MKVSAIYEFLNEYAPFSVQDKFDNSGFLVGDMNATVKGICLCLDITNDVIKEAVANKANLIISHHPVIFDPLKSVTEGMPVYELIKNKLNAVCVHTNADMTKNGVTDIMLDLLEFERSDKILEPVMPDGTGYGKICELPIATHAKALAECCKKAFDCTVVRYTETDRPIKRVAVCSGAGGSTLPLAVFAGCDALITGDIKHDVWIDAVNRDFCLIDAGHFHTENILCNYLCGVLSRKFHNTQIFVAQSSKDPCSYII; from the coding sequence ATGAAAGTAAGCGCTATCTACGAGTTTCTGAATGAATACGCACCGTTTTCGGTGCAGGATAAGTTTGACAACAGCGGATTTCTTGTCGGCGACATGAATGCCACAGTTAAGGGTATATGCCTTTGCCTTGACATAACCAACGATGTGATAAAAGAGGCAGTGGCGAACAAAGCCAATCTTATAATATCGCATCACCCTGTTATTTTCGATCCGCTGAAAAGCGTTACGGAGGGTATGCCGGTTTACGAGCTTATAAAGAATAAGCTGAACGCTGTATGCGTTCATACCAATGCGGATATGACCAAAAACGGCGTTACCGATATTATGCTTGATCTGCTCGAATTTGAGCGCTCCGACAAGATACTTGAACCCGTTATGCCCGATGGAACAGGCTACGGTAAAATATGCGAACTGCCTATTGCCACTCACGCCAAGGCTCTTGCTGAGTGTTGTAAGAAAGCGTTTGACTGCACGGTGGTACGCTATACCGAAACCGACAGACCGATAAAGCGTGTAGCCGTCTGTTCCGGTGCAGGCGGAAGCACATTGCCGCTTGCCGTTTTCGCAGGCTGTGACGCTCTTATAACGGGCGATATAAAGCACGATGTGTGGATAGACGCTGTCAACAGGGATTTCTGCCTTATTGACGCAGGTCATTTCCACACGGAAAATATACTTTGCAATTATCTTTGCGGTGTTCTTAGCCGCAAATTCCACAATACACAGATATTTGTCGCACAGAGCAGTAAAGACCCCTGCTCATATATAATTTAA
- a CDS encoding NFACT family protein has protein sequence MSLDGTFLHCVVSEMLSAGLVGGRIDKIYQPSREEIIISIRSAGKHNKILISSNSMSARVCMTERAAENPSAPPMFCMLLRKHLSGGKLLDITQDGLERIINFDFECMNEIGDMVVNRLTAEIMGRHSNIILMAKKDGVYRVTDSIKRITDDVSSVRRILPNIVYETPPRDLTRVNFLICSDSEFINAVKQGEGKRLSKHLTACLEGISPVFARECAYYSCRDTDFAVDDMTDDNYDRLLFFIKRAREYVTDKNGFTILRDLNGAYKDFCFMPIEQYGTQMLVSHADGANALLDIFYGSKAENERMKQRSRDLLKMLMNTYERIARKLELQKGELAQCGEREVFRVRGDVVSANIYRMEKGMTELTAEDYSTGETVTVPLDVRLTPSQNAQKYYAEYKKLEKAERMLTKLIADGENELIYIDSVFDAASRATSNAEISEIKQELAANGYIHTNTVNKKTQVKPKPPMHFVTDDGYDVYIGRNNIQNDKLTVKTAEPDDMWLHTKNIAGSHVIIKAKNGEISDNAILQAASLAAYCSKAQNSTKVPVDYTRIRFVKKPNGAKPGMVIFTNNYTVLVDPDEQLFARVEA, from the coding sequence ATGTCACTTGACGGCACTTTTCTTCACTGTGTGGTATCTGAAATGCTGTCGGCAGGGCTTGTCGGCGGAAGAATAGACAAGATCTATCAGCCCTCCCGTGAGGAGATAATTATTTCGATACGCAGTGCAGGAAAGCACAATAAGATACTGATAAGCTCAAATTCAATGTCGGCACGGGTGTGTATGACAGAGCGTGCGGCGGAAAATCCGTCCGCCCCTCCTATGTTCTGTATGCTTCTCAGAAAGCACCTCAGCGGAGGAAAGCTGCTCGATATAACGCAGGACGGACTTGAGCGTATAATAAACTTCGATTTTGAGTGCATGAACGAAATAGGTGATATGGTAGTAAACCGCCTTACCGCCGAAATAATGGGCAGGCACAGCAATATAATACTTATGGCAAAAAAGGACGGCGTGTACCGTGTTACCGACAGCATAAAGCGTATCACGGACGATGTTTCATCGGTAAGGCGTATACTTCCGAATATCGTATACGAAACACCGCCGAGAGATCTGACCCGTGTAAACTTCCTTATTTGTTCCGACAGCGAGTTTATAAACGCTGTAAAACAGGGCGAGGGAAAACGGCTGTCAAAGCACCTGACCGCCTGTCTTGAGGGCATATCCCCCGTATTTGCGAGGGAGTGCGCTTATTATTCGTGCAGGGATACCGATTTTGCGGTTGACGATATGACGGATGATAACTATGACCGCCTGCTGTTTTTTATAAAACGTGCAAGAGAATATGTGACAGATAAAAACGGTTTTACGATTCTGCGTGACCTGAACGGCGCATACAAGGATTTCTGCTTTATGCCGATAGAGCAATACGGCACGCAGATGCTTGTATCCCACGCAGACGGTGCAAACGCACTGCTTGATATATTCTACGGCAGTAAAGCGGAAAACGAACGTATGAAACAGCGTTCAAGGGATTTGCTGAAAATGCTGATGAACACCTATGAGCGAATAGCAAGAAAGCTGGAGCTTCAGAAGGGCGAGCTTGCACAGTGCGGAGAAAGGGAGGTATTCCGAGTCCGTGGCGATGTTGTAAGTGCGAACATATACCGTATGGAAAAAGGTATGACCGAGCTTACCGCCGAGGATTACAGCACGGGCGAAACCGTGACCGTTCCGCTTGACGTAAGGCTCACTCCCTCGCAGAACGCCCAGAAATACTATGCGGAATACAAGAAGCTCGAAAAAGCCGAAAGAATGCTTACAAAGCTGATAGCAGACGGTGAAAACGAGCTTATATATATCGACAGCGTATTCGATGCCGCATCCCGTGCAACCTCCAATGCGGAGATAAGCGAGATAAAGCAGGAATTAGCGGCAAACGGCTATATCCACACGAATACCGTCAATAAAAAGACGCAGGTAAAACCGAAACCTCCTATGCACTTTGTGACCGATGACGGTTACGATGTGTATATAGGCAGGAACAACATACAGAATGACAAGCTGACCGTAAAAACCGCCGAGCCGGACGATATGTGGCTTCATACGAAGAATATAGCAGGCTCGCACGTCATAATAAAGGCGAAGAACGGCGAAATATCGGACAATGCCATTCTGCAGGCGGCAAGCCTTGCGGCATACTGCTCAAAGGCGCAGAACAGCACAAAAGTGCCTGTTGACTACACACGGATAAGATTTGTTAAGAAGCCCAACGGCGCAAAGCCGGGTATGGTCATATTCACAAACAATTACACGGTGCTTGTAGACCCCGACGAACAGCTTTTCGCAAGGGTAGAGGCGTGA